Proteins from a genomic interval of Candidatus Bathyarchaeia archaeon:
- a CDS encoding DMT family transporter has protein sequence MKEIISHKETVGTISVITATIITGLNVYLAKIASFINWLLLASITLTLAGLILTLINFFFGKVSEILKSGKKYFLKLLWIGAVGTTVPMGMTFYGLRLSPISNTFLLQTEVLYSMILSYILLGERISRRQFFLSLLAFLGVFLITSEGTLRWMSLGDLLFLLAPFFFQCAHVVAKNLMQIISPLTVVMYRHLIGGLASLLIFMLFGSNHLEDALNIPLRGIIIILCISLSYVTGNSLWYYGIKNINLSKATAIMITYPTISVILAVITLGEKLSSIKFIGIIIVFFSILELSLSKTSKRKP, from the coding sequence TTGAAAGAGATTATTTCCCATAAAGAGACTGTTGGAACAATATCGGTTATTACGGCAACGATCATAACTGGATTAAATGTTTATTTAGCTAAAATCGCCTCTTTTATCAACTGGCTACTTTTAGCATCTATAACACTCACGTTAGCTGGTTTAATTCTCACTTTAATAAATTTCTTTTTTGGGAAGGTTAGTGAGATCCTTAAGAGCGGTAAGAAATATTTCCTTAAGCTTTTATGGATAGGTGCAGTAGGAACCACCGTGCCTATGGGCATGACCTTTTATGGGCTACGTCTATCACCAATAAGTAATACTTTCCTCCTGCAAACCGAGGTCCTATACAGCATGATTTTAAGTTACATATTGTTAGGGGAGAGAATAAGTAGGCGGCAATTTTTTCTTTCACTTTTAGCATTCTTAGGGGTTTTCCTCATTACAAGTGAGGGTACATTGAGGTGGATGAGTCTTGGCGACCTACTATTTCTGTTGGCACCATTTTTCTTCCAGTGCGCCCATGTTGTCGCAAAGAACTTAATGCAGATTATAAGTCCACTTACGGTTGTCATGTACAGGCACTTGATAGGTGGATTAGCTTCCCTTCTAATCTTTATGCTGTTTGGTTCAAATCACTTAGAGGATGCCCTAAACATACCATTACGGGGGATCATAATAATACTTTGTATTAGTTTAAGCTATGTTACTGGAAATAGCCTCTGGTATTATGGTATCAAAAACATTAATCTCTCAAAGGCAACAGCGATAATGATAACTTACCCCACAATCTCCGTAATCTTAGCTGTTATCACTCTTGGGGAAAAACTATCATCAATTAAGTTCATAGGAATAATTATTGTATTTTTCAGCATCCTAGAATTAAGCTTATCAAAAACCTCCAAAAGAAAGCCTTGA
- a CDS encoding cob(I)yrinic acid a,c-diamide adenosyltransferase, with product MGFIHLYTGDGEGKSITAFGLALRAVGHGYKVIIVQFMKGRKDIGEYKVWRRLAPHYEIHQFGRKEFINLKKPEPIDYVLAGRALNFAKKALKKKPRLLILDEINLAASIGLIKISDVLDLLNNIPESTTVVLTGRNAPKELIERADLVTEMREIKHPWKKGVQARRGIEY from the coding sequence GTGGGTTTTATTCATCTTTATACTGGTGATGGTGAGGGAAAATCTATTACAGCTTTCGGTCTCGCCCTAAGAGCCGTAGGGCACGGCTATAAAGTTATAATAGTCCAATTTATGAAGGGAAGAAAGGACATAGGTGAGTATAAAGTTTGGAGGAGACTTGCGCCCCACTATGAAATACATCAATTTGGGAGGAAAGAATTTATAAATTTAAAAAAGCCTGAGCCAATAGATTATGTACTTGCAGGGAGAGCCCTCAATTTTGCTAAGAAAGCCCTCAAGAAAAAGCCACGCCTCTTAATATTGGATGAAATAAATCTTGCCGCCTCAATTGGGCTAATTAAGATAAGCGATGTCCTTGATCTCCTAAATAACATACCGGAGTCTACAACTGTTGTCTTAACTGGTAGAAATGCGCCTAAAGAGCTGATTGAGCGGGCTGACTTGGTTACTGAGATGCGCGAGATAAAACATCCCTGGAAAAAGGGCGTTCAAGCCAGAAGGGGAATAGAATATTAG
- a CDS encoding class II aldolase/adducin family protein, translated as MGKFPPSPSEEKLKEEICKVMRRLFNRGLVSALSGNISARLPGANEFWITPSGIFKGEIEPEDLLKVNLDGKVISGFLKPSVETPFHAVIYRKRADVNAIIHSHNPIATGLALAGIEIKPVTVESAIIVRKVKIVPWAPPGTDKLANLIGEYIGDSRALILMNHGVVGIGRDLLEAEAIVEALEESSMIQFIASLFRRDLPVIPEEDIKINKENMGV; from the coding sequence ATGGGGAAGTTTCCGCCATCGCCTTCTGAGGAAAAATTAAAGGAGGAGATATGTAAGGTTATGAGGAGACTCTTTAATAGAGGTTTAGTTTCAGCTCTTAGCGGGAACATTAGCGCCCGCCTCCCCGGAGCCAATGAGTTTTGGATAACTCCAAGCGGCATTTTTAAAGGAGAGATTGAGCCAGAAGATTTATTAAAAGTGAATTTGGATGGTAAAGTTATTAGTGGATTTTTGAAACCCTCAGTAGAGACACCCTTCCACGCAGTAATATACAGGAAAAGAGCAGATGTGAACGCCATTATACATAGCCATAATCCGATAGCAACTGGATTAGCATTGGCTGGAATAGAGATTAAGCCAGTGACTGTTGAGTCGGCTATTATTGTGAGGAAAGTTAAGATTGTTCCATGGGCTCCTCCAGGAACAGACAAATTAGCAAACCTTATCGGCGAATACATTGGGGACTCCAGAGCCCTAATACTCATGAATCACGGTGTTGTAGGTATTGGAAGAGATCTGCTAGAAGCTGAGGCAATTGTTGAAGCATTAGAGGAATCTTCAATGATCCAATTTATTGCATCATTGTTTAGGAGGGATCTTCCAGTTATCCCAGAGGAAGATATAAAAATTAATAAGGAGAATATGGGCGTTTAA
- a CDS encoding ECF transporter S component, with protein MIRQPKSLSIVATAMCAALYAAGSYVTANIPSPWGFGQFRPAVVIPAFFSVLFGPLPAGIGAAIGTLIADSIKHGGLYFGSLFAAVPGNFFGFYVFGSICRRFSWRRFIIATNVTLTLANFLTAFLYLYVFKFLYMQALKVSFTDILTLSFGLTTWWFVTMLPFVLMITPLLIKAASLTIPSIVPEDVRRGSLNNEFPKASFGLSLLIPGLILFVLGLLVTFTDLGKMIMTVNKLSGIDPLQILLYSSGVTLMLLGSYPLIRQFRITSMSK; from the coding sequence TTGATTAGACAACCAAAATCCTTAAGTATCGTTGCAACTGCTATGTGCGCGGCTCTGTATGCTGCTGGATCCTATGTAACTGCCAATATTCCATCACCATGGGGCTTTGGACAGTTTAGACCAGCTGTTGTTATCCCAGCCTTCTTTTCAGTTCTTTTCGGTCCATTACCGGCAGGTATAGGTGCGGCAATAGGAACTTTAATTGCGGATTCGATTAAGCATGGAGGATTATATTTTGGAAGCTTATTCGCAGCTGTCCCAGGAAATTTCTTTGGCTTCTACGTGTTTGGTAGCATTTGCAGGAGATTCAGCTGGAGGAGATTTATTATCGCAACCAATGTAACACTTACCTTAGCAAATTTCTTAACCGCCTTCCTATATCTCTATGTATTTAAGTTTCTGTATATGCAGGCTCTGAAGGTTAGTTTCACAGATATATTGACTCTATCATTTGGTCTAACAACTTGGTGGTTTGTAACAATGCTCCCATTTGTCTTAATGATTACTCCACTTCTCATTAAAGCGGCTTCATTAACAATACCGTCAATAGTGCCCGAGGATGTTAGAAGAGGAAGCCTAAATAATGAATTTCCGAAGGCTAGCTTTGGACTCTCACTCTTGATTCCTGGACTGATACTTTTCGTACTTGGGCTTTTAGTTACATTCACCGATCTAGGCAAAATGATAATGACGGTAAATAAGCTTTCAGGGATAGACCCACTACAAATACTCCTCTATAGTAGTGGAGTAACATTAATGCTGCTTGGATCATACCCATTGATTAGGCAATTTAGAATAACAAGTATGAGTAAATAA
- a CDS encoding metal-dependent transcriptional regulator produces MSKVLTRREAEYLKTIFNLLSKKGSAGSLEIANSLGISCATVSETLKKLYEKGMLVREPWRGVVLSELGLREVNRIIRNHRIFETYAHKLLSVSLDDACECAYRVELYLSDEIVDSMCRVLGHPEKCPHNRDIPRGILCCSRKQISQ; encoded by the coding sequence TTGAGTAAAGTATTGACTAGAAGGGAAGCAGAATATCTCAAGACTATCTTTAATTTACTCTCTAAGAAAGGCTCTGCTGGAAGCCTCGAGATAGCAAATAGTTTAGGCATCTCATGTGCAACTGTAAGTGAAACACTCAAGAAACTTTATGAGAAAGGCATGCTTGTGAGAGAGCCTTGGAGAGGAGTAGTTCTCTCGGAACTTGGGCTTAGAGAGGTTAACAGAATTATTAGGAATCACAGAATCTTCGAGACATATGCGCATAAGTTACTTTCAGTCAGCCTAGATGATGCATGTGAATGCGCATATAGGGTTGAATTATACCTTTCTGATGAAATTGTTGACTCCATGTGTAGGGTTCTAGGACACCCTGAGAAATGTCCTCATAACAGAGATATTCCACGGGGGATCTTATGCTGTTCAAGAAAGCAAATTTCGCAATAA
- a CDS encoding zinc ABC transporter substrate-binding protein, giving the protein MLFKKANFAIIAIILFSLAGLRIPTIFSSLENGIVRVSVSIEILKSIISPIISGVGEIHPIISGDIEPHSFTLTPDAIDIARESDLIIITGHMKWEEDLVNQVAKERGVSADSISINILNLNGIRILNLNGERNIHGFWLLPDNALIIAKEIKERLLKLKPELSEKLSDNYEAFEKKISNLKIFLHNLLNKYDLYNRSVAIGFYAEHYIAESMGLKVAHLLIGEEESIRPESLRRIYEGFKSGEFSCIIVSDTALLMEGIQNALEKISKETGCPIAYVLTVSSNGIEDYDAIMYYNAGQVYGALLSKHEAVSSSSNIYLLVIIFLLLAIIFETALFFRGRIRL; this is encoded by the coding sequence ATGCTGTTCAAGAAAGCAAATTTCGCAATAATCGCTATAATACTCTTTTCTCTAGCTGGACTTAGAATCCCTACTATTTTCTCTAGTCTAGAAAATGGGATAGTGAGAGTATCCGTCTCAATCGAGATTCTTAAGTCAATAATTTCTCCAATAATTAGTGGGGTTGGGGAGATTCACCCGATTATTTCAGGAGATATTGAGCCGCACAGTTTCACGCTTACACCAGACGCCATTGATATTGCACGGGAATCAGACCTAATAATTATAACTGGACACATGAAGTGGGAGGAGGATTTGGTTAATCAAGTTGCTAAAGAAAGAGGCGTCAGCGCTGACTCGATCTCTATAAATATACTGAATTTAAATGGGATTAGAATACTTAATCTTAATGGAGAGAGGAACATTCATGGCTTCTGGCTTCTGCCAGACAACGCTCTCATAATAGCTAAAGAGATTAAGGAGAGGCTCCTAAAGTTAAAACCAGAGTTATCTGAAAAGCTCTCAGATAATTATGAGGCGTTTGAAAAGAAGATCTCTAATCTTAAAATTTTCCTCCATAATCTTCTCAACAAATATGATTTATATAATAGGAGTGTTGCAATAGGCTTTTACGCTGAGCATTATATTGCTGAATCCATGGGTTTAAAAGTTGCTCACCTACTCATAGGTGAGGAGGAATCAATACGCCCAGAATCTTTAAGAAGGATTTATGAGGGATTCAAATCGGGAGAATTTTCATGCATAATAGTTTCTGATACAGCGCTGCTTATGGAGGGTATTCAAAATGCTCTTGAGAAGATTTCTAAAGAAACTGGCTGCCCAATAGCCTATGTTCTCACAGTTTCATCTAATGGCATTGAGGATTATGATGCAATAATGTATTATAATGCTGGGCAGGTTTACGGCGCTCTCCTCTCAAAACATGAAGCGGTTTCCAGTAGCTCCAATATTTATCTTCTTGTCATTATTTTTCTCCTCCTAGCAATTATTTTTGAGACAGCTTTATTTTTTAGGGGGAGGATTAGGCTATGA
- a CDS encoding metal ABC transporter ATP-binding protein: MSENIVYVKDVSVKLKNRIVLDSVGFEIEKPSLVVLVGPNGAGKTTLLKTLLGIIRPFKGEVRVLGLNPFKDGLRVRRLVGYVPQKDRVSYETPLRVGEVVLMGVLLRRGPPRLISREDMEAAMKALAYLNMEDKWDSLFSELSWGQQRRVLIARALASNPLLLLLDEVFTSLDFESQERLLALLKMLKEDGRTIIIVEHELDPIIGIADKILVLNKSVCLYGEPHEVLSEDKLKPIYPCLRTVEKEGRQIFILGDRHA; encoded by the coding sequence ATGAGTGAAAATATAGTGTACGTTAAAGATGTTTCCGTCAAATTGAAGAATCGTATAGTGCTGGATTCTGTTGGATTCGAGATTGAAAAGCCATCCCTCGTAGTGCTTGTTGGTCCGAATGGTGCTGGAAAAACAACTCTCTTAAAGACTCTATTGGGAATAATTAGGCCATTTAAGGGGGAGGTTAGGGTTCTAGGTTTGAATCCATTTAAAGATGGTTTGAGAGTTAGAAGGCTTGTGGGGTATGTTCCTCAAAAGGATAGGGTTTCTTATGAGACCCCGTTAAGGGTTGGTGAAGTTGTTTTAATGGGAGTATTGCTGAGAAGGGGTCCGCCAAGGCTAATTTCTAGGGAAGATATGGAAGCCGCTATGAAAGCCCTAGCATACTTGAATATGGAGGATAAATGGGATTCCCTATTTAGTGAGTTGAGTTGGGGTCAGCAGAGAAGGGTTCTTATAGCTAGAGCTTTAGCATCTAATCCATTACTACTACTTTTGGATGAAGTTTTCACCAGTTTGGACTTCGAAAGTCAGGAGAGATTACTCGCCCTCCTTAAGATGCTTAAAGAGGATGGTAGAACAATCATTATTGTTGAGCATGAACTTGATCCAATAATAGGTATAGCTGATAAAATTCTGGTTTTGAATAAAAGCGTATGCCTATATGGGGAGCCGCATGAGGTTCTAAGCGAGGATAAGCTAAAGCCAATTTATCCATGCCTAAGAACAGTTGAAAAAGAGGGGAGACAAATATTTATTTTAGGTGATAGGCATGCTTGA
- a CDS encoding metal ABC transporter permease — MLDPIILRAILGILFASLSTPILVIMLLRGSLYITPEISHAALGGAALGVLIQMHIPVLSDPFPIVIIFCIATAIFISHAGRSSQQSLGTMLSVSLAISVTLYAVIRSCFLPAEKRVIVDGYLISDLLLLSDIDMLSLAVASTIANMVTLVFYREFIYICFDIDTAEALGLRVKLYDSLLFSTSAVAAAVITRAVGVLLSVTLLILPVAASGILTRNVSKMIIVSFIMAILSGVIGIALSLQSNMPTSGAIAITSTILFMLIYLIKTQKQ; from the coding sequence ATGCTTGATCCAATTATCTTGAGAGCTATTTTAGGCATATTATTTGCATCATTATCTACACCAATCTTAGTCATAATGCTCTTGAGAGGCTCACTATATATAACCCCTGAAATATCACATGCCGCATTAGGTGGCGCGGCTTTAGGAGTCTTAATTCAAATGCATATTCCAGTTCTATCTGATCCATTCCCCATAGTTATAATATTTTGTATTGCAACAGCAATTTTTATTTCCCATGCGGGAAGAAGTAGCCAACAATCTCTGGGAACAATGCTCAGCGTGTCGTTAGCTATAAGCGTAACACTTTATGCGGTTATAAGGAGTTGCTTCCTTCCAGCGGAGAAAAGGGTGATTGTAGACGGATATCTGATAAGTGATCTGCTGCTCCTTTCAGACATAGATATGCTGAGCTTAGCGGTGGCATCGACAATTGCAAATATGGTGACACTGGTATTTTATAGAGAGTTTATCTACATATGCTTCGATATTGATACCGCCGAGGCGCTCGGATTAAGAGTCAAATTATATGATTCGCTGCTCTTTTCAACATCAGCCGTGGCTGCCGCTGTAATTACTAGAGCGGTTGGCGTGCTGCTCTCGGTTACGCTTCTTATACTCCCAGTTGCCGCCTCAGGTATTCTAACAAGAAATGTGAGCAAAATGATCATAGTATCATTCATAATGGCAATACTATCTGGAGTTATAGGAATAGCTCTGTCCCTTCAATCTAATATGCCTACAAGCGGCGCAATAGCAATTACATCTACAATCCTCTTTATGCTAATTTATTTAATTAAAACTCAAAAACAGTAG
- a CDS encoding Mrp/NBP35 family ATP-binding protein: MSGETESAEEEWRTIEEQKRLLRIRMGKIRHKVAVISGKGGVGKSTITVNLAIFFAMNNYKVGILDADIHGPSIPKMLGLSGSRLEVGPPGIFPAVGPFDIRVVSMNFLLPDENTPVIWCGPLKMTAIRQFLSEIVWGELDLLLIDLPPGTGDEPLSVAQLLPEMDGVIIVTIPSEVSQIVVKKAVNFAKTLGLPIIGVIENMSGFICPNCGARVDIFQSGGGEKIADEMDIPFLGKIPIDQKICENSDKGKPFIAENKYSPASKAFMEIAKKILDFLNQRGDRVS; this comes from the coding sequence ATGAGCGGCGAGACTGAGAGTGCGGAGGAAGAGTGGAGAACCATTGAAGAGCAGAAGAGACTTTTGAGGATTAGGATGGGGAAGATAAGGCATAAGGTTGCTGTTATAAGTGGTAAGGGCGGGGTTGGTAAAAGCACCATAACCGTTAATCTTGCAATATTTTTCGCCATGAACAATTATAAAGTCGGCATATTGGATGCCGATATCCACGGACCAAGCATACCGAAAATGCTTGGGTTAAGCGGCAGTAGGCTGGAGGTTGGTCCACCCGGAATTTTCCCAGCGGTCGGTCCATTCGACATTAGGGTTGTCTCAATGAATTTCCTCTTGCCAGACGAGAATACGCCTGTTATCTGGTGTGGACCATTAAAGATGACCGCTATACGCCAGTTTCTATCAGAGATCGTTTGGGGAGAGCTCGACCTACTGCTGATAGATTTACCTCCTGGAACCGGAGACGAGCCTTTGAGCGTAGCGCAGCTGTTACCTGAGATGGATGGGGTTATAATAGTTACGATTCCATCCGAGGTATCGCAGATAGTTGTTAAGAAAGCTGTTAACTTCGCTAAAACGCTTGGCTTACCAATTATAGGCGTAATTGAAAATATGAGCGGCTTTATATGCCCAAACTGTGGGGCAAGAGTCGACATATTCCAGTCTGGAGGAGGAGAGAAGATAGCCGATGAAATGGACATCCCATTCTTAGGAAAAATACCAATAGATCAAAAGATATGCGAAAACTCGGATAAAGGTAAACCATTTATCGCCGAGAATAAATATTCACCAGCATCAAAAGCCTTTATGGAGATAGCTAAGAAAATCCTCGATTTTTTAAATCAGAGGGGAGATCGAGTTTCCTAG
- a CDS encoding AsnC family transcriptional regulator, with the protein MDEVDRRIISELQINGRVTLDELARSTGYTSMGVRKRLQRLFEQNAIKVSALMNPFYFGLFPAIVLLEVDSAEALQNLLERFKNCPRVIQIFRTLGGYNLIAIVLAEDQNTLESISIEKCSIRSGAGIRRSEFYPVSDIYFSRFLPVREYLASKKERIAPCGVNCKPCARYIDMKCVGCPATVDYRGPL; encoded by the coding sequence ATGGATGAAGTTGATAGAAGAATAATTTCCGAGCTCCAGATAAATGGTAGGGTAACATTAGATGAGCTTGCCAGGAGCACTGGTTATACGAGTATGGGGGTTAGGAAGAGACTTCAGCGATTATTTGAGCAGAATGCCATTAAAGTCTCAGCGTTGATGAATCCCTTCTATTTCGGGCTTTTCCCAGCGATAGTTCTACTTGAGGTGGATAGTGCTGAAGCCCTGCAGAACCTTCTTGAGAGATTCAAGAATTGCCCAAGAGTTATTCAAATATTTAGGACTTTAGGCGGATATAACCTAATAGCTATCGTTTTAGCGGAGGATCAGAACACATTAGAGAGTATCTCAATTGAGAAGTGCTCTATTAGAAGCGGGGCTGGCATAAGAAGATCAGAGTTCTATCCGGTAAGCGACATATATTTTTCGCGTTTTCTTCCAGTGAGAGAATACCTTGCCAGCAAGAAGGAGAGAATTGCGCCGTGTGGGGTCAACTGCAAGCCATGCGCAAGATATATTGATATGAAATGTGTTGGATGTCCGGCAACAGTTGACTATAGAGGTCCATTGTAA
- a CDS encoding MBL fold metallo-hydrolase produces MREANRILGFREAERVEIVSLMDNTIDLLSTSPREEVKGFRDWVKGASRYPIAEHGFSMLIRIFGGNKTHSLLFDAGGSPRGVIINSRRMGISLAEVECIVLSHGHHDHFGGLPAVAKTINKSGLPIIVHSDMFRKRGTLSSSGIINKYPVFPKRIK; encoded by the coding sequence ATGAGAGAGGCTAATCGAATTTTGGGCTTTAGAGAAGCTGAGAGGGTAGAGATAGTAAGTCTTATGGATAATACTATAGATCTTCTATCAACATCTCCAAGGGAGGAGGTTAAGGGCTTCAGGGATTGGGTTAAGGGAGCTTCACGCTATCCTATAGCTGAGCATGGCTTCTCAATGCTTATCCGGATATTCGGTGGTAACAAAACCCATAGCCTACTCTTCGATGCCGGAGGAAGCCCACGTGGCGTAATAATAAACTCTAGGAGGATGGGGATAAGCCTGGCCGAAGTGGAATGCATAGTTTTATCTCATGGTCACCATGATCACTTCGGTGGCCTGCCGGCGGTTGCTAAAACCATAAACAAGAGTGGTTTGCCAATTATAGTTCACAGCGATATGTTTAGGAAGAGGGGTACTCTTAGCTCAAGTGGGATTATAAATAAATATCCGGTTTTCCCTAAGAGGATAAAGTGA
- a CDS encoding MBL fold metallo-hydrolase, giving the protein MVINVKQKGLIILSGCSHAGIINTMLYARQITGIETIYAVLGGLHLAGRDFESRINQTVEELRKIKPHLIVPSHCTGWRAAHAILNAMPDAFAWGSVGNLYII; this is encoded by the coding sequence TTGGTGATCAATGTTAAGCAGAAAGGCTTAATCATACTGTCCGGATGTAGCCACGCTGGAATAATAAACACGATGCTTTATGCGCGGCAGATCACTGGTATAGAAACGATCTACGCTGTTTTAGGTGGCCTACATTTAGCAGGGAGAGATTTTGAGAGCCGAATAAATCAAACAGTAGAGGAGCTGAGAAAAATAAAACCGCATCTTATAGTACCCTCACATTGTACAGGCTGGCGTGCAGCTCACGCAATACTTAATGCTATGCCAGATGCATTCGCTTGGGGTAGTGTCGGGAATCTTTACATAATATAA
- a CDS encoding permease produces the protein MKEHIKRSLQTGVIVSFYIIVVGLLVYSRIQAYSLAQSYKPLELRNHPVWLIPLVYLYNYFSHAWICLLFAFSIAGLIYELVPKEAITKYMGSSRVTGYAMALGIAPFLTVCSCTMVPLFAGVLYSGAGIGPAITFLLMAPASNILAILLTGELISWEIAGVRILASATVALAADTIISKTPWGKLLEKEYQRVSVTPIGIVEAVKPQLNEELIASLKFAIYLAKMILPYFIAGLIAVSYLEAFLPEEIIKEYLTDGMGVFLASVLGGPLYTPTLVEIVLGKGIWVRGDVILSRGALLSWLMGQPYDFANALAVSRITRWKIVVNYIIIAWAGSVTFGLLYGLLSGSL, from the coding sequence GTGAAAGAACATATTAAGAGAAGCCTACAAACAGGTGTAATCGTATCTTTTTATATAATTGTTGTAGGTCTCCTAGTATATAGCCGCATACAAGCATATTCACTCGCGCAATCCTACAAGCCGCTTGAATTGCGGAATCATCCAGTATGGCTTATACCACTAGTATACCTCTACAATTACTTTAGCCACGCATGGATCTGCCTACTTTTCGCTTTCTCAATTGCCGGACTAATATATGAACTTGTTCCCAAAGAAGCTATAACGAAATACATGGGTAGCAGCAGGGTTACGGGATATGCTATGGCTCTTGGAATAGCACCTTTCCTAACAGTATGCTCATGCACAATGGTTCCACTATTTGCCGGGGTTCTATATAGCGGTGCCGGCATAGGTCCAGCAATCACATTTCTCTTAATGGCCCCCGCATCTAATATTTTAGCGATTCTACTAACTGGGGAGTTGATCTCTTGGGAGATAGCTGGTGTTAGAATTTTAGCCTCCGCTACAGTAGCCCTTGCAGCTGACACCATAATATCTAAAACACCATGGGGTAAACTCCTTGAAAAGGAGTACCAAAGGGTTAGCGTCACACCCATTGGTATAGTTGAAGCTGTTAAGCCGCAGCTGAATGAAGAGCTCATAGCCTCATTAAAGTTCGCTATATACTTAGCGAAAATGATTCTACCATATTTCATTGCTGGGTTAATTGCCGTAAGCTACCTGGAAGCATTCCTTCCCGAAGAAATAATTAAAGAGTATTTGACTGATGGAATGGGTGTCTTTTTAGCCTCTGTTCTAGGCGGCCCACTTTATACGCCAACGCTTGTAGAAATAGTTTTAGGTAAAGGAATATGGGTTAGAGGAGACGTAATATTATCGAGAGGTGCGCTTCTAAGCTGGCTTATGGGTCAGCCCTATGATTTCGCAAATGCATTGGCGGTATCAAGGATAACAAGGTGGAAGATTGTGGTTAACTATATTATTATTGCTTGGGCTGGAAGTGTAACATTTGGGCTGCTTTATGGGTTACTAAGTGGCTCACTATGA
- a CDS encoding thioredoxin family protein, producing MKEVKVEIIGPEPPCARCQAAKRAVEKAAEKLKGSGISVSIEKISILSREVTQKYGVLVSPAIAINGVVKTVGRVPNPEEIEKLILEAAK from the coding sequence ATGAAGGAAGTTAAAGTTGAAATCATAGGTCCTGAACCTCCATGCGCTAGGTGTCAGGCGGCTAAAAGGGCTGTTGAGAAGGCTGCTGAGAAGCTTAAAGGCTCCGGTATCTCAGTAAGTATTGAGAAGATCAGCATTCTCTCTAGGGAAGTTACTCAGAAATATGGTGTCTTAGTATCCCCAGCGATAGCGATAAACGGTGTTGTTAAAACAGTTGGGCGTGTTCCAAATCCTGAAGAGATCGAGAAACTGATACTTGAGGCTGCGAAGTGA
- a CDS encoding metalloregulator ArsR/SmtB family transcription factor: MKDLKKFKVKVFKALADPMRLEILESLRDGEKCVCEIVSCVKAPQPIVSRHLSILRGCGLVKCRKQENKRFYSISDPAVLQVIDAITPDFVTKLSRAVIEEII; encoded by the coding sequence TTGAAGGACTTAAAGAAATTTAAGGTTAAGGTCTTTAAAGCCTTAGCGGATCCTATGAGACTTGAAATCTTAGAGTCTTTACGTGACGGGGAAAAATGCGTTTGCGAGATAGTCTCCTGTGTGAAAGCACCCCAACCAATAGTTTCTAGGCACTTGTCCATTTTGAGGGGTTGCGGTCTCGTAAAGTGCCGAAAGCAGGAGAATAAAAGGTTCTATTCGATTAGTGATCCAGCAGTGTTACAGGTGATTGATGCCATTACTCCAGATTTTGTGACTAAGCTATCTAGGGCGGTTATTGAGGAAATTATTTAA